CTGATCCGTAGTGCCTCGTTTTCCCAGTCGTAGCATAGTTGTGCAGCGAAATCGTTTCCGGGTGGTGCAGATTCTTTCAGAGGAGTATCGCCTGATTCGCCGTAGTAGCCGATGGCCGAAGCGGAGATCAGCTGGCGCGGACGTTGTGCAACTGGAAGAGTGGCAATCCAGTCATGCAATCGGCGTGTGGTTTGGAGCCGCGACGCGCGGATCTCTTCCTTGATTTGTTTGTTCCAGCGTCCTTCTAACAAGGATTTTCCAGCCAGATTGATCACCACATCGATTGGTGTGACAACTTTCTCAAGATTGTTTACAAGCTCTACTTGAGGCAAGCGTGCAATATGTCGGGCGGGATCCCGACTCAGCACGGTAACCTGATGACCGGTCCCGGTGAACATGGTGCACAGCGGTGTGCCTATGAAACCAGTACCACCAGTGATGAGCAGATGCATAAACGAGAGTTTGTTCGGCAGAGAACCACAGTATGAGCCGGGGTGATGCAGGATTTAAAGTGCCTATCCGTGGCGGCGGTGCCGCAGTGTTACTTCGAGTGCGTCGATGTTTGCCGATTCTTGGATAGATATGGTGCTTCGGCACACCAGACGCGGAGTAATGCGTAGGTTGTTGCGCTCGCGATAGCATCTAAGGTCAACGAAGTATCCAATGCATAGGTGCAGAGCCATGCATGCTGACTAGGCGTGTTACTGCTAAGTGAGTTGCCAATTTGACCACGCATGATTTGCTATGTGCCAATCATATAGATGGTGGGTAATAGGCGGCATAAGTTTTTTAGCCGTTGCGACTTTTGCTTGTGTTATTTAGGTCGGTGGGT
This region of Xylella taiwanensis genomic DNA includes:
- a CDS encoding TIGR01777 family oxidoreductase is translated as MHLLITGGTGFIGTPLCTMFTGTGHQVTVLSRDPARHIARLPQVELVNNLEKVVTPIDVVINLAGKSLLEGRWNKQIKEEIRASRLQTTRRLHDWIATLPVAQRPRQLISASAIGYYGESGDTPLKESAPPGNDFAAQLCYDWENEALRISALGLQVNLIRMGIVLERDGGALGHMLPAFRLGAGGRFGNGQHWMSWVHREDVINMIAWLIEHGQPGAYNVTAPHPVINATFVRALGAALHRPTLLTLPPLALRLCFGEIADVLLLSQRVKPGRALEGGYRFKHTDINATLTSILRKD